One segment of Trichlorobacter ammonificans DNA contains the following:
- a CDS encoding class I SAM-dependent methyltransferase codes for MLRKLFDCFWNRFVHRPNTIANNVKVWSNWDWSRHGEEWSNDAEWKQSLVDHVLRHYLTGRETLLEIGPGGGRWTEYLAPLARKLVVVDVTPVCIELCKERFSNYSHISYVVNDGSDLSALGDIRFDGIWSWDVFVHIAAADIRTYVNQFARLLNPGGVVVIHHSSGGVNRIGWRSDMTAAMMQEFCHECGLVLERQFTSWADGRFRVWPDLPPELNPDTISVLRKPAGHAGG; via the coding sequence ATGTTGCGTAAACTATTTGACTGTTTCTGGAACAGGTTTGTGCATCGTCCCAATACGATTGCCAATAATGTCAAGGTCTGGTCGAATTGGGACTGGTCGCGGCACGGCGAGGAGTGGTCCAATGACGCGGAGTGGAAACAAAGCTTGGTTGATCATGTGCTGCGCCATTACCTGACGGGACGGGAGACGCTTCTTGAAATAGGTCCCGGTGGCGGGAGATGGACGGAGTATTTGGCGCCATTGGCACGCAAGCTGGTTGTGGTGGATGTGACGCCGGTATGTATTGAGCTTTGTAAGGAGCGGTTCAGCAACTATTCACATATTTCGTACGTCGTCAATGACGGCTCCGATCTCAGCGCTCTGGGAGATATCCGTTTTGACGGCATATGGTCATGGGATGTGTTTGTCCATATCGCAGCCGCCGACATCAGGACGTACGTCAATCAGTTCGCACGGCTGCTGAATCCCGGCGGTGTTGTCGTTATCCACCACAGCAGCGGGGGAGTGAACAGAATCGGCTGGCGCAGTGATATGACGGCGGCCATGATGCAGGAGTTCTGCCATGAATGCGGCCTTGTGCTGGAGCGCCAGTTTACGAGTTGGGCGGACGGCCGTTTTCGTGTCTGGCCTGATCTCCCTCCGGAATTGAATCCTGACACCATATCCGTACTCAGAAAGCCTGCTGGGCATGCCGGAGGTTAG
- a CDS encoding decaprenyl-phosphate phosphoribosyltransferase: MIRPYLTMLRPTQWLKNLMLFFPPFLAGYLPGGPAFTEGVWLFAAFCLVSSAGYLFNDLLDCEQDRLHPRKRLRPLPSGTVAPRAVTVICALLVLAGLGLARLVSPQMFLFCGGYALLLCGYTLYLKQLPVVDIFCIAAGFLIRLQAGGTLFGVTVSPWLFLTVFLLAVFLSTGKRLGEVRLLGEGAGNHRGSLAHYPEGFLAGTMHLTGAAVLVTYAMYTLQKPRLVYSVPLCLFGLLRYLLRVSSGKGGDPTESLLHDRVLLVVGIAWAALVVWSIHR; encoded by the coding sequence ATGATCAGACCGTATCTCACCATGCTGCGGCCCACCCAGTGGCTGAAGAACCTGATGCTGTTCTTTCCGCCGTTTCTGGCGGGATATCTGCCGGGAGGACCCGCTTTCACCGAGGGAGTGTGGCTTTTTGCCGCCTTCTGTCTGGTATCCAGTGCCGGCTACCTCTTCAACGACCTGCTGGACTGCGAGCAGGACCGCCTGCATCCCCGCAAACGTCTGCGCCCGCTCCCCTCAGGCACCGTTGCTCCCCGCGCCGTTACCGTTATCTGCGCCCTGCTCGTGCTGGCGGGACTGGGGCTGGCGCGTCTGGTTTCACCGCAGATGTTCCTGTTCTGCGGCGGCTATGCCCTGCTCTTGTGCGGCTACACGCTCTACCTGAAACAGCTGCCGGTGGTGGATATCTTCTGCATTGCCGCCGGCTTTCTGATCCGCCTGCAGGCGGGGGGAACGCTGTTCGGCGTGACCGTTTCCCCCTGGCTGTTTCTCACGGTCTTTCTGCTGGCGGTGTTTCTCAGTACCGGCAAGCGTCTGGGGGAGGTCCGGCTGCTGGGTGAGGGGGCGGGAAACCATCGCGGCAGCCTTGCCCACTACCCTGAGGGGTTCCTTGCCGGCACCATGCATCTGACCGGCGCGGCGGTGCTGGTGACCTACGCCATGTACACCTTGCAGAAGCCGCGACTGGTCTACTCGGTTCCCCTCTGCCTCTTCGGCCTGCTGCGCTATCTGCTGCGGGTGAGTAGCGGCAAGGGGGGCGACCCCACCGAATCGCTGCTGCATGACCGGGTATTGCTCGTCGTGGGAATCGCCTGGGCAGCCTTGGTGGTCTGGAGCATCCACCGGTGA
- a CDS encoding tetratricopeptide repeat protein translates to MLNRLYLLLCGCLLAGCASQASSIATSPEFPDAHSALGLYAQARIAWSEGRADRAILLSREAQAADPTSPYPLTLEADILLKAGRVQEALSVLDRATKTAPDFRDPHLLAGTIMASLGKDREAAAYLRTAVKLDPGREDAVLHLSTILIRLFEYEEAVTVLKTLIKEQPESALGNYYLGKAYAQMKLYKDSVVYYKRALQLRPDLTQAAIDLAITYEALGELELAIATYRDTLDSAENRAPLLHRLVQLTIQNQRYEEALGYLERLNEMGLGNAENNRKIGLLYLELERFDDAIKLFSEMLVKDPDAHQLRVYLGSAFEEKEQLEQAKEQFEKVPADSVAYPEAVGRLAFIYREQGKTAEAVELLMRAIAKNAGSLELHLSLATLYDANGESEKGLRHLLEVQERFKDEPRFHFRLGILYDKAGKKAESIQRMKRVIELNPNDAQALNYLGYTYAELGVHLDDALGYINRALALQPDDGFFIDSLGWVYYQMKKYDEAVKHLEKAAELVPEDPTILEHLGDAHAARREPKKALKYYKKAKSLDPSKKELDIKIRRLLRGESGAP, encoded by the coding sequence ATGCTGAACCGCCTGTACCTATTGCTGTGCGGCTGCCTGCTGGCCGGCTGCGCCTCCCAGGCTTCTTCCATCGCCACATCCCCCGAGTTTCCCGACGCCCACTCCGCGCTGGGACTCTACGCCCAGGCACGCATTGCCTGGAGCGAGGGGAGGGCCGACCGGGCCATCCTGCTCAGCCGTGAGGCCCAGGCTGCCGACCCGACCAGTCCCTATCCGCTGACCCTGGAAGCCGATATCCTGCTCAAGGCCGGCAGGGTGCAGGAAGCCCTCAGCGTTCTTGACCGCGCCACCAAAACAGCTCCCGATTTCCGTGACCCCCATCTGCTTGCCGGTACCATCATGGCTTCCCTGGGCAAAGACCGCGAGGCCGCCGCCTATCTGCGGACCGCCGTCAAGCTCGATCCGGGCAGGGAGGACGCGGTCCTGCACCTCTCCACCATCCTGATCCGCCTGTTCGAATACGAGGAGGCGGTGACGGTGTTGAAAACCTTGATCAAGGAACAGCCCGAGTCGGCCCTGGGCAACTACTACCTGGGCAAGGCGTATGCCCAGATGAAGCTGTACAAGGACTCCGTCGTCTACTACAAGCGCGCCCTGCAGCTGCGTCCCGATCTGACCCAGGCCGCCATTGATCTGGCCATCACCTACGAGGCGCTGGGGGAGTTGGAACTTGCCATCGCCACCTATCGGGATACGCTGGACAGTGCGGAAAACCGGGCGCCACTGCTGCACCGGCTGGTGCAGCTCACCATCCAGAACCAGCGCTATGAAGAAGCACTGGGGTACCTGGAACGGTTGAACGAGATGGGGCTGGGGAACGCCGAGAACAATCGCAAGATCGGACTGCTCTACCTTGAGTTGGAACGCTTTGACGATGCCATCAAACTGTTCAGCGAGATGCTGGTCAAAGACCCCGATGCGCACCAGCTGCGCGTGTACCTGGGATCGGCCTTCGAAGAAAAGGAACAACTGGAACAGGCCAAGGAACAGTTCGAGAAAGTGCCGGCCGACAGTGTCGCCTATCCGGAGGCGGTGGGGCGTCTGGCCTTCATCTACCGGGAGCAGGGGAAAACTGCGGAAGCGGTGGAACTGCTCATGCGGGCCATCGCAAAAAACGCCGGTTCGCTGGAGTTGCATCTTTCCCTGGCGACACTCTATGATGCCAATGGGGAGAGCGAGAAGGGGTTGCGCCACCTGTTGGAGGTTCAGGAACGCTTCAAGGATGAGCCCCGCTTCCATTTCAGGCTGGGAATACTGTACGACAAGGCAGGTAAGAAGGCTGAGTCGATCCAGCGGATGAAGCGGGTGATCGAACTCAACCCCAACGACGCCCAGGCCCTGAATTACCTCGGGTACACGTACGCCGAACTGGGGGTCCACCTTGATGATGCATTGGGGTATATCAACCGGGCGTTGGCCTTGCAGCCGGACGATGGCTTTTTCATCGACAGCCTGGGTTGGGTCTACTACCAGATGAAAAAATACGATGAGGCTGTCAAACATCTGGAAAAAGCTGCGGAACTGGTGCCGGAGGACCCCACAATTCTCGAGCACCTGGGGGATGCCCATGCTGCCCGCAGGGAGCCCAAAAAGGCGTTGAAGTACTACAAGAAGGCAAAGTCCCTCGATCCGTCGAAAAAGGAACTGGATATCAAGATCAGGCGTCTGTTGCGGGGCGAATCGGGGGCTCCATGA
- a CDS encoding peptide-binding protein, whose protein sequence is MSAVPGLQRLSATGCALLLIVLLLVSAACSDRPAVAPVPPAGDTADAAPPVPGDTLVEGTIGEASTLIPVLASDSASHSVAAQIYNGLVKYDKNLVLVGDLAESFRVAPDGLTIIFKLRRNVKWHDGAPFTARDVLYTYRVIIDPKTPTAYSEDFRQVAAVTAPDTHTVVVRYARPYAPALASWGVGMLPAHLLEGQDITKSPLARKPVGTGPFRFKEWVAGQKIVLEANPDYFEGRPYLDRLVYRLIPDTSTMYMELKAGGVDMMGLTPVQYARQTDNERFRKQFNKYRYPSNGYLYLGYNLRHPLFKDRRVRRAMTAAINKEELIQGVLFGMGQKAHGPMIPGRWAYNPGVRDIPHDPRYARSLLAEAGWLPGSDGMLQKDGKPLRFTILTNQGNQQRLMTAQIIQQRLRQVGVDVRIRVVEWAAFLKEFIDKGNFEVVLLAWLTSQDPDMYDIWHSSKTKPGELNFIGYANPEVDRLLEEGRGTFDIEQRTKAYFRIQEILADEQPYTFLYVPDALPAVSSRIRGIEPAPAGIGHNLIKWHVPRLEQRY, encoded by the coding sequence ATGAGTGCGGTCCCGGGTCTGCAGCGCCTTTCGGCGACAGGATGCGCCCTGCTGCTGATCGTCCTGCTGCTGGTAAGCGCGGCCTGCTCCGACAGACCGGCCGTTGCGCCCGTACCGCCCGCCGGTGATACCGCCGACGCAGCTCCTCCCGTGCCGGGAGACACGCTCGTGGAGGGGACCATTGGCGAGGCGTCAACCCTGATTCCGGTTCTTGCTTCGGACAGTGCCTCCCACAGTGTGGCGGCCCAGATATACAACGGGCTGGTCAAGTATGACAAAAATCTGGTGCTGGTGGGGGATCTGGCCGAGTCGTTTCGGGTCGCTCCCGACGGCCTGACCATCATCTTCAAACTGCGGCGCAACGTTAAATGGCACGACGGCGCCCCCTTCACCGCCCGCGACGTACTGTACACCTACCGGGTAATCATTGATCCCAAAACTCCCACAGCCTACTCCGAGGATTTTCGGCAGGTTGCCGCAGTGACCGCTCCCGACACCCATACCGTGGTTGTCCGCTACGCCAGGCCCTATGCTCCGGCACTGGCCTCCTGGGGGGTAGGGATGCTGCCGGCCCACTTGCTGGAAGGGCAGGATATCACCAAAAGCCCCCTGGCCCGCAAACCGGTGGGAACCGGGCCGTTCCGGTTCAAGGAGTGGGTCGCCGGACAGAAGATCGTCCTGGAGGCCAACCCCGACTATTTTGAGGGGCGTCCCTACCTGGACCGACTGGTCTACCGGCTGATCCCCGACACCTCCACCATGTATATGGAACTGAAGGCCGGGGGGGTGGACATGATGGGGCTCACCCCGGTGCAATACGCCCGCCAGACCGACAACGAGCGGTTCCGGAAGCAGTTCAACAAGTATCGGTACCCTTCCAACGGCTACCTCTACCTTGGGTACAACCTGCGCCATCCCCTGTTCAAGGATCGTCGTGTCCGCCGGGCCATGACCGCCGCCATCAACAAGGAGGAACTGATCCAGGGGGTGCTGTTCGGCATGGGGCAGAAGGCTCATGGCCCCATGATTCCGGGGCGCTGGGCCTACAATCCGGGGGTGCGGGACATTCCCCACGATCCCCGCTATGCCCGGAGCCTGCTTGCCGAGGCCGGCTGGCTGCCGGGAAGCGACGGCATGCTGCAGAAGGATGGCAAGCCGCTCCGCTTCACGATCCTGACCAACCAGGGAAATCAGCAGCGGCTGATGACGGCCCAGATCATCCAGCAACGGTTACGGCAGGTGGGGGTTGACGTGCGGATCAGGGTGGTGGAGTGGGCCGCCTTCCTGAAAGAGTTCATCGACAAAGGGAACTTCGAGGTGGTGCTGCTGGCCTGGCTTACCTCCCAGGACCCGGACATGTACGATATCTGGCATTCCAGCAAGACCAAGCCGGGGGAACTGAACTTCATCGGCTACGCCAACCCCGAGGTGGATCGCCTGCTGGAGGAGGGGCGCGGCACCTTTGACATCGAACAGCGCACGAAGGCCTATTTCCGGATTCAGGAAATTCTGGCCGATGAGCAGCCCTACACCTTTCTCTACGTTCCCGACGCCCTGCCGGCGGTGTCGTCCCGTATCCGCGGGATCGAGCCGGCTCCGGCCGGCATCGGTCACAACCTGATCAAATGGCACGTACCCCGGCTGGAACAGCGTTACTGA
- a CDS encoding glycosyltransferase family 2 protein — MSRVAVILVNWNGWRDTLECLESLLELTWPDLRVIVCDNGSTDDSLQRIAAWAAEHGVGCRTTMDRPDVETGGAQGDDPWLTLIGIGENRGFAGGCNAGLRHALAGERFDYFWLLNNDTVAAPDSLTRLVERMNEDARIGICGSTLVHYHDRNRIQALGGGWYCRWLGVPWHHGRFSRYTGSIDRQRAEARMNYVEGASMLVSRRFLDEVGLLCEAYFLYFEEADWALRAKGRFRLGYAPESIVYHKVGASIGTSSNPARKSRTCDYYNIRNRILFTRRYHPAALVTVGMVIVLEILLRVAVGRWDLVRGALNALREGGRQ, encoded by the coding sequence GTGAGCCGGGTGGCCGTCATCCTGGTCAACTGGAACGGCTGGCGCGATACGCTGGAGTGCCTGGAAAGCCTGCTGGAACTCACCTGGCCCGATCTGCGCGTGATCGTCTGCGACAACGGCTCCACCGACGACTCCCTGCAACGGATTGCAGCCTGGGCGGCGGAACACGGTGTCGGTTGCCGGACGACGATGGATCGCCCTGACGTGGAGACGGGCGGAGCGCAGGGGGATGATCCGTGGCTGACCCTGATCGGCATCGGCGAGAACCGGGGGTTTGCCGGCGGCTGCAATGCCGGGCTGCGCCATGCTCTGGCAGGGGAGCGGTTTGACTACTTCTGGCTGTTGAACAACGATACCGTGGCAGCGCCGGACAGCCTGACCCGGCTGGTGGAGCGGATGAATGAGGATGCTCGGATCGGCATCTGCGGTTCGACCCTTGTGCACTACCATGACCGCAACCGCATCCAGGCCCTGGGGGGGGGCTGGTACTGCCGCTGGCTGGGGGTGCCCTGGCACCACGGTCGTTTCAGCCGCTATACGGGCAGCATCGACCGGCAGCGGGCCGAAGCGCGGATGAACTATGTCGAGGGGGCATCGATGCTGGTGTCGCGGCGCTTTCTCGACGAAGTGGGACTGCTCTGCGAGGCGTATTTTCTGTACTTCGAGGAAGCGGACTGGGCGCTGCGGGCCAAGGGGCGCTTCCGGCTTGGCTATGCCCCGGAAAGCATCGTCTACCACAAGGTGGGGGCCAGCATCGGCACCAGCAGCAATCCGGCCCGTAAAAGCCGTACCTGTGACTACTACAACATCCGCAACCGCATCCTTTTCACCCGTCGCTATCATCCGGCGGCGCTGGTGACCGTCGGTATGGTGATCGTGCTGGAAATCTTGTTGAGGGTGGCCGTGGGACGATGGGACTTGGTCAGGGGGGCTCTGAACGCCCTCAGAGAGGGGGGGCGGCAGTGA
- a CDS encoding ABC transporter permease, which translates to MLREDEWVIEPNRPVLHYWRDVWRYRELFWFLVWRDILVRYKQTVIGVAWSVLRPVLTMIAFTVVFGLLAKLPSGDVPYPLLVFAAMIPWNFFANALSESSGSLVGSANLVTKVYFPRIIVPTSSIIVSLTDLLISLLVIAGIMLWYGFWPDWRIATLPLFLLLACLPAVGAGLWFAALNVRYRDFRYVVPFLLQFCLYVSPVGFASQIVPQQWRLLYALNPMVGVIDGFRWALLRGSAELFWPGILLSTALSLLLVASGLWYFRKTERVLADVI; encoded by the coding sequence ATGCTTCGTGAAGATGAATGGGTCATCGAGCCCAACCGCCCCGTCCTGCACTACTGGCGTGATGTCTGGCGCTACCGGGAGCTGTTCTGGTTCCTGGTCTGGCGCGATATCCTGGTCCGTTACAAGCAGACCGTCATCGGCGTTGCCTGGAGTGTGCTGCGTCCCGTGCTGACCATGATCGCCTTTACCGTGGTCTTCGGTCTGCTGGCAAAACTGCCCTCCGGCGACGTTCCCTATCCGCTGCTGGTGTTTGCCGCCATGATCCCCTGGAATTTCTTTGCAAACGCCCTGTCGGAAAGCTCCGGCTCCCTGGTGGGCAGCGCCAACCTGGTCACCAAAGTTTATTTTCCCCGCATCATCGTGCCGACAAGCAGCATCATCGTCAGTCTGACCGACCTGCTCATCTCCCTGCTGGTAATAGCCGGGATCATGCTTTGGTACGGATTCTGGCCCGACTGGCGGATTGCCACTCTGCCGCTCTTTCTGCTGCTGGCCTGCCTGCCGGCGGTTGGCGCCGGACTCTGGTTCGCCGCCCTCAACGTCAGGTACCGCGACTTCAGGTACGTGGTGCCGTTTCTGTTGCAGTTCTGCCTCTACGTCTCGCCGGTCGGCTTTGCAAGCCAGATCGTGCCGCAGCAGTGGCGGCTGCTCTATGCCCTGAACCCGATGGTGGGGGTGATTGACGGTTTCAGGTGGGCATTGCTGCGCGGCAGCGCGGAACTCTTCTGGCCCGGCATCCTGCTTTCCACGGCACTATCGCTCCTGCTCGTTGCTTCCGGACTCTGGTATTTCCGGAAAACCGAGCGGGTGCTGGCAGATGTGATATAG
- a CDS encoding SpoIIE family protein phosphatase: MTLNILHVAAIAIAYTGLLFLVAWHARRRSEQGRSVINSPLVYSLSIAVYCTSWTFFGSVGKAATTGIDFVLIYLGPTLVAFSWFFLLRRIIRISKESNISSIADFISLRYGKSQLLGSLVTLIAVLGIMPYIALQIKAVSTSFALVSGVTGRSIPLPGTEAPFPLPTGLILTLVLAIFGVIFGARTLSSTARHEGLIAAVAFESVVKLLSLMGVGIFVTFYLFNGFEDIFTRFYRHDPDQFYRLFTLETGEGAAGIPASTMLMLSMGAVMLLPRQFHVMVVENADLKHVKKAMWLFPVYLFLINIFIMPIALGGILLTGSSQGADYFVITLPLNAGNEPMALLAFLGGLSAAAGMVMVESVAISTMLLNNLFMPLIVRVSPKPWFPVLLINLKRFAIFLVVFLGYFYYRVVGDSFMLVNMGLISFSAAMQFMPALLGGLYWRRGNKTGAICGMLLGFLAWGYTLLLPSFITAVGDPTILLKGPGGLSLLRPTALFGLSGMDMWSHSLFWSMLFNIGGYLVCSLTFRQTEAEREQVRRFINRFEIEQLEVRSSAKRLSKPVSVQQFVALMGKFIGQHEARKAMGAYLKGRMIDEAESVPEFELPAMKRFVERTLAGSVGAAAAGAIMDSYLSDMGSRMESVYDIFSTVRASLSQSREALYVRLKASEIINRTLDLQTIMDELLQLLLKEFRLDCALIQIRTSSDHPLQVQSYQGTNRHPIGPGHWYLESEPYARMAMVDQKAHFVNDINLLNGIVQMEATRAEGFVSFAHIPIFREGEESLGVLSVYSKSIVGLFTEEFISLLSSLSGQLAQSARLVSVMEAKEKERREKELAQLANARVMRDMEIAEQIQNSLLPAAAPELFGIDLAGRCASAAHVGGDYYDFFKRDDQTIDLLIADVSGHSVGAALIMAEVRTLLRVRTGRVASPSVILGDLNNQLYEDLTRAELFISMFYARYNAATGRLSYANAGHNLPILYRDSEARCIELDADGMVLGIKPSIVFEEQSLELQSGDLLLLYTDGIPEAASPDGEFLGMERVYRHLAAVSALPANAIVDSFYDMVKEYCGSSTLQDDVSLVALKITA, translated from the coding sequence GTGACCCTGAATATCCTTCACGTTGCCGCCATTGCCATCGCCTACACCGGACTGCTGTTCCTGGTTGCCTGGCACGCGCGCCGCCGCAGTGAGCAGGGACGCAGTGTGATCAATTCGCCGCTGGTCTACTCCCTTTCCATCGCGGTCTACTGCACCTCCTGGACCTTTTTCGGCAGCGTCGGCAAGGCGGCAACTACCGGCATCGATTTTGTCCTGATCTACCTGGGCCCAACGCTGGTGGCCTTTTCCTGGTTCTTCCTCCTGCGACGCATCATCCGGATCAGCAAGGAATCCAACATCTCTTCCATCGCCGACTTCATCAGCCTGCGCTACGGCAAATCCCAGTTGCTGGGTTCCCTGGTCACGCTGATCGCCGTGCTGGGAATCATGCCGTACATCGCGCTGCAGATCAAGGCGGTCTCCACCTCCTTTGCCCTGGTCAGCGGCGTCACCGGCCGCTCCATCCCCCTGCCGGGCACCGAGGCGCCGTTCCCGCTCCCCACCGGCCTGATCCTGACCCTGGTCCTGGCGATATTCGGCGTTATCTTCGGCGCCCGAACCCTTTCGTCCACTGCACGCCACGAAGGATTGATCGCCGCAGTCGCCTTCGAGTCGGTGGTCAAGCTGCTCAGCTTGATGGGGGTTGGAATCTTCGTCACCTTTTATCTCTTCAACGGCTTCGAGGATATCTTCACCCGTTTCTACCGCCATGATCCCGATCAGTTCTACCGGCTGTTCACCCTTGAAACCGGCGAGGGAGCGGCCGGCATTCCCGCGTCGACCATGCTGATGCTCTCCATGGGAGCGGTGATGCTGCTTCCCCGCCAGTTTCACGTCATGGTGGTGGAAAACGCCGATCTGAAGCATGTCAAAAAGGCAATGTGGCTGTTTCCCGTCTATCTCTTCCTGATCAACATCTTCATCATGCCGATCGCCCTGGGAGGCATTCTGCTCACCGGCAGTTCCCAGGGAGCGGACTATTTCGTGATTACCCTGCCACTCAATGCGGGCAACGAGCCGATGGCCCTGCTGGCCTTCCTGGGGGGGCTCTCCGCTGCCGCCGGCATGGTGATGGTCGAATCGGTGGCCATCTCCACCATGCTGCTCAACAACCTGTTCATGCCGCTCATCGTCAGGGTCAGTCCCAAACCCTGGTTTCCCGTGCTGTTGATCAACCTGAAACGGTTCGCTATTTTCCTGGTGGTCTTTCTGGGCTACTTCTATTACCGGGTGGTGGGTGACTCCTTCATGCTGGTCAATATGGGGTTGATCTCTTTTTCCGCCGCCATGCAGTTCATGCCGGCACTACTGGGGGGGCTCTACTGGCGGCGCGGCAACAAAACCGGCGCCATCTGCGGTATGTTGCTGGGATTCCTGGCCTGGGGCTATACCCTGCTCCTGCCCTCATTCATTACGGCAGTCGGTGACCCCACTATCCTGCTGAAAGGTCCCGGCGGACTTTCCCTGCTGCGTCCCACCGCCCTCTTCGGCCTGAGCGGCATGGATATGTGGAGCCACTCCCTGTTCTGGAGCATGCTGTTCAACATCGGCGGCTACCTGGTCTGCTCACTGACCTTCCGCCAGACCGAGGCCGAACGGGAGCAGGTACGTCGCTTCATCAACCGTTTTGAAATCGAGCAACTGGAAGTCCGCTCCAGTGCCAAGCGCCTCTCCAAACCGGTATCGGTACAGCAGTTCGTGGCACTCATGGGTAAGTTCATCGGTCAGCATGAAGCCCGCAAGGCCATGGGTGCCTATCTGAAGGGGCGGATGATTGACGAGGCCGAAAGTGTTCCGGAGTTCGAGCTTCCCGCCATGAAACGCTTTGTGGAGCGTACCCTGGCCGGTTCGGTGGGGGCGGCGGCGGCAGGCGCCATCATGGACAGTTATCTGTCGGACATGGGCAGCCGCATGGAGTCGGTCTACGACATCTTCAGCACGGTACGGGCTTCCTTAAGCCAGAGCCGGGAGGCACTGTACGTCAGACTGAAGGCATCGGAGATCATCAACCGCACTCTTGATCTGCAGACCATCATGGACGAGTTGCTGCAACTGCTCCTGAAAGAATTCAGGCTGGACTGTGCCTTGATCCAGATCCGCACCAGCAGCGACCATCCCCTGCAGGTGCAGAGCTACCAGGGAACGAACCGGCACCCCATCGGCCCGGGACACTGGTACCTGGAAAGCGAGCCTTACGCCCGGATGGCGATGGTGGACCAGAAGGCCCACTTCGTCAACGACATCAACCTGCTGAACGGTATCGTGCAGATGGAGGCCACCCGTGCAGAAGGTTTCGTTTCCTTCGCCCATATCCCGATCTTCCGGGAGGGAGAGGAAAGCCTGGGGGTGCTGTCGGTCTACTCGAAAAGCATTGTCGGGCTCTTCACCGAGGAGTTCATCAGCCTGCTCTCCAGCCTTTCCGGCCAGCTTGCCCAGAGTGCCCGGCTGGTCAGCGTGATGGAGGCCAAGGAGAAGGAGCGTCGCGAGAAGGAACTTGCTCAGCTCGCCAATGCCCGGGTGATGCGGGACATGGAAATCGCCGAGCAGATTCAGAATTCGCTGCTGCCGGCCGCCGCCCCGGAACTCTTCGGCATCGATCTGGCCGGGCGCTGCGCCTCTGCAGCCCATGTCGGCGGCGACTATTACGACTTTTTCAAGCGGGACGACCAGACCATCGATCTGCTGATCGCCGATGTTTCCGGCCATAGCGTGGGGGCGGCCCTGATCATGGCCGAGGTGCGTACCCTGCTGCGGGTACGCACCGGCAGGGTCGCAAGCCCCAGCGTCATCCTGGGCGATCTGAACAATCAACTCTACGAAGATCTGACCCGGGCCGAGCTGTTCATCAGCATGTTCTACGCCCGCTACAATGCCGCCACCGGACGCCTTTCCTACGCCAACGCCGGCCATAACCTGCCGATACTGTACCGGGACAGCGAAGCCCGCTGCATCGAACTGGATGCCGACGGCATGGTGCTGGGAATCAAGCCGTCCATTGTCTTTGAGGAACAGTCCCTGGAACTGCAATCCGGCGATCTGCTGCTGCTCTACACCGACGGCATTCCGGAAGCCGCCTCCCCCGACGGTGAGTTTCTGGGTATGGAGCGGGTCTATCGCCACCTGGCGGCGGTCAGCGCACTGCCGGCCAATGCTATTGTCGATTCCTTCTATGACATGGTAAAGGAGTACTGCGGCAGCAGTACCCTGCAGGACGACGTGTCGCTGGTTGCTTTGAAAATCACTGCATGA
- a CDS encoding glycosyltransferase family 2 protein, producing MPEVSVVIPCYNQGAFLLEALESVMAQTFTDFEIIVVNDGSTDAHTRAVLETLKDQRLTVLHTENGGLAAARNRGIAVAGGTIILPLDADDLIAPTYLEKGVAVLKNDAGVGVVYALADRFGAACGTWHLPEFSPGLLLRQNMVFCSALFRRVSWVRAGGYNTNMKYGWEDWDFWLTLCEMGLRFVRIPEVLFHYRVKDDSMSATMGYPRKLCMMARLLLNHPRLYMRHLFQFSGMMGT from the coding sequence ATGCCGGAGGTTAGTGTCGTTATTCCCTGCTATAATCAGGGAGCCTTTCTTCTTGAAGCGCTGGAGTCGGTCATGGCCCAGACCTTCACTGATTTCGAGATTATCGTGGTGAACGACGGTTCGACCGATGCGCATACCCGGGCGGTCCTGGAGACGCTCAAGGATCAGCGGCTGACCGTTCTCCACACGGAGAACGGCGGCCTGGCCGCCGCCCGAAATCGGGGGATTGCAGTTGCCGGAGGCACCATCATCCTGCCGCTGGATGCTGACGACCTGATTGCGCCGACCTATCTGGAAAAAGGGGTTGCTGTCCTGAAAAACGATGCCGGTGTTGGCGTGGTGTACGCTCTGGCCGACCGGTTCGGGGCGGCGTGCGGCACCTGGCACTTGCCCGAGTTCTCTCCGGGGCTGCTGTTGAGGCAGAACATGGTATTCTGCTCGGCCTTGTTCCGCCGGGTTTCCTGGGTGCGTGCCGGGGGATACAACACAAACATGAAGTATGGCTGGGAAGACTGGGACTTTTGGTTGACGCTCTGTGAGATGGGGCTCCGCTTTGTCAGGATTCCGGAGGTCCTCTTCCACTACCGGGTCAAGGACGATTCCATGAGCGCTACGATGGGATACCCCAGGAAGCTGTGCATGATGGCACGTCTGCTGCTGAACCATCCCCGGCTGTATATGCGCCATTTGTTTCAGTTTTCAGGGATGATGGGAACCTGA